The genomic segment GATCAATACTATAGAAAGAACTCAGCTCATCGGCACCGATATAGAATCCGCCTGGGATTTTTTCTCTGATCCATCAAAACTTGCAGAGATAACGCCGGACTGGTTGAATTTCCGTGTGGTCTCACCACTCGCGCCGAGGATGTATGAGGGTATGATTGTAGAATACCGCATTAAACCCTTTGCAGGGGTATCTGTCCAATGGGTCACAGAGATAACCCATGTGGATGAACCTGGGTTCTTCGTTGACGAACAGCGTTTCGGGCCATATAAGTTCTGGCACCATAAGCATTTCTTTGAAGAAACTGAGAATGGCGTGCTGATGAGCGACAGCGTCCACTACAGCCTCGGCTTCGGCCCCGCAGGCAGCCTAATACACCACTTTTATGTTCGAAAGAAGCTGGAAGAGATCTTCGATTACAGATACGAAAAACTCGAAAGGATTTTCGGATAAGCCTGGTATTCTTAAGCCACAAACTATTGAAATAAGCAACCATTACGTTCTATAGTGTGTCATAATTTATACGGAGGAACTGATGGATATCCATGATATAGTGAACAAAGCTAGAACGAGAGAGGGCTTCACAAGGGAGGAGATTATCACCATGCTCTCCTTCCCCGAGAACAGCCTTGAAACATATATAATGATGGCCGAGGCAAAGCGTTTCTCCATGGAGCTTTGCGAAAACCAGGCGGAGGCACAGGGTCAGTTTGCCCTTAATCTTGCTCCCTGCCCAGAGAACTGCATGTTCTGCTCCTTTGCCATCCCCAACGGCATCTTTACCGAATCCACCATGCTTACCCCCGAAGAGGCTGTCTTCAGCGCAAAGAAACTTGAGGCGGACAACTCCACCTGCATATACATGATGGCCACCGCAAACATCGACATGGGCGAGTTCCTCGAAACCGCCGCCGAGGTTCGCAGAAACCTCAAACCCGAGACCATAATGATAGGGAACATCGGCGATCAGGATTATGATACGGCAAATAAGATAAAGGAAACCGGCTTCACCGGCCTCTACCACGCCCTGCGCATGGGGGAGGGAACGGATACGGATATCGATCCCGAACAAAGAAAAAGAAGCATAAAAACCTTCCAGGAGGCTGGTCTTGTGGTAGGAACATGCGTTGAGCCCATCGGACCGGAGCATTCAAACGAAGAGATTGCCGACAAGATCTTATTCGCTGCATCGGTGGACCCCGCATTCAGCGGAGCCGCAAGGAGGATCTCAATACCCGGAACAGACCTTGCGAAAAAGGGTATGATCAGCGAGATGCGCATGGCCCAGTGCGTTGCTGTAACTAGATTAGCCACACCATCCAGTGTAATGGGAACATGCACCCACGAGCCCTGCACATTGGGCGCAGCGGCAGGTGCTAACCTCTTCTGGGCGGAGGTCGGCGCAAACCCCAGAGATATCAAAGAGAAAACCGAGGAAGGGAGAGGGCACGATGTCGAATGGTGCCGCACAACCTTCGAAGAGGCAGGCTGGAGCCTCCGGAACGGTCTCTCACAGTTTTTCAACAAATAGATTCAGGCGGGAGAGCAATGTCAGAAATACTTGTTATTGGGCATAAAAATCCGGATACAGACTCCATAGCCTCCGCATACTGCTATGCGGAACTTAAGAAAGAGCTGGATAAATCAAACCGCTATCTGCCGGCAAGATGCGGAAACATTAATAAGCAGACACGATACATCTTCGACCGGTTCGGCGTAACACCACCCCCCTTTATCAAGGATGTTTACCCGAAGGTTAGCGATGTTATGACCCATAAGGTTGTGGCCATCGATGTAAACGAGCCGGTATACGGGGTTATCCGCAATATCGACGAACTCAAGATACGCATAACCCCTGTTGTATCCGGCGGGAACAGGCTGGAAGGGGTCGTGAGCATATATGAGCTCTCCGAATTCCTCGCCACACGTGACGTACAGACAAAGCCTGTCCTGCATTTCCGGGCGGAAAATTTCGCCAAGGTTATCAAGGGGCACTTCCACTACCGGGGAAAGGACGAGGAGTTCAGCGCAACGGTTATGATCGGTGCAATGCCCTACGACCGCTTCCGTGAGAGGATGGAGGCACAGGAGACCTCGGACATCGTTCTAGTTGTGGGCAAAAGGCGTGACATTATCGAATACGCAGTACGCAGACAGCTCCCTGCAATCATCCTTACGGGGATCAAAGATGAGCAGGATCTGGATATAGATTTCTCCGGCTACGAGGGGTGGGTCTACATCTCCGAGCTGGATACGGCGGAGACTATGCGGAGGCTTCAGCTTTCCTTACCCACCAAGGCGGTTATGGCAAAGAACGTCCCCACCTGTGTGGAGGAGGATTACCTCGAAACGGTTCGTGAGACCCTCCTGAGCATCGACCATAAGGGTATGCCCGTGGTGAAGGAGGACAGGCTCTCCGGAATAATCACCCGCTCGGACCTTATAAAGAAGGCCCAGCGTCAGCTTATTCTCATGGACCACAACGAGATGGGCCAGGCTGTGGATGGTGCGGATAGTGCGAAGATCCTCGAGATCGTTGATCATCACCGACTCGGAACCATTAAAACCATGACCCCCATACACTTCTTCGCAAAACCTGTAGGGAGCACATGCACCCTTGTTTTCCAGCAGTACAGGATAAACGGCGTCGAGGTCGATAAGAGTATCGCAGGCCTGCTCCTCTCAGGCATTCTTTCGGACACTGTCATCCTCAAATCACCCACAACCACCGATGAGGACATCCGTGCTGTGGAGGAGCTGAGCGAGATAGCCGGACTTGATTACAGCGAGTTCGGCGTTGATATGTTCTCTGCCACGGACAGCCTGAAAACCAGAAAACCCGAAAGCGTTATCACCACCGACTTCAAGATGTACGAAGAATTCGGCGTAACCGTCGGCATAAGTCAGGTTGAGGTTGTGACCCTTGAAGAGGTGGAAGAGGTAAAGGACAGCCTTTTTGAGGCACTTGAAACTGTAATGAATGAGAAGCAGGCGGACTGGGGCATGCTCCTCATAACAGATATAATAAGAGAGGAAAGCATCCTCCTTACCACAGGCTTTGAGGCGGCTGAAAAGATACTGGCATACAACAAAGAGGGTTCCCAGCAGTTCCGTCTGCCGGGGGTTCTTTCAAGGAAGAAACAGCTTCTACCCGAGGTTCTCAGGGTTCTGGAGGAGCTGAACGGATAGGTAGTCAAAGGGGGCGTTTCAACTGCATAATACGCCGGTACGCCTCCTCGATCCTGCCTCTGCTAAGCTCACCCGACTCTACCCCTTTCAGGATATAACCAACAGCCTTTTCAGGGAAATCGGGTACATATTCGAAATAGTTTGAATATATGAGCACATCAGCACCCGCTGAAACAGACCTTACGACGGCAGTTTCAAGGCCGTAGTTATCGCTCACAGCACCCATCTGCAGGTCATCGGTAAAAAGAACTCCATCGTAGCCAATTCCCTTTCTCAGCATACCTATCTGCTTATTCGACATTGTGGCGGGATATTCAGTATCAATCTTCTTATTGAACACATGAGCACTCATGATACTATCTACCATCCCAGCGTCTAGAAGAGCCTTATAAGGTTGAAGCTCATCTTTGCTCCATGTATCTGTAACATCGGTGAAGCCTTTGTGGCTGTCGGTCATGGCACTTCCGTGGCCGGGGAAGTGCTTTATGCTGGTGATAACACCCATCTCTCTATGCGCCTTTATGAAGCTTTCGGCATATTCTGTAACGGTGTCCGAATCCCTGCCGAAGCTTCTGCCGATTCTCCCGATGGCGGGTGAGTCGGGGTTTACATTCAAATCCACAACGGGGGCGAAATTCACATTAAAGCCCGCATCCTTAACCATTCGGGCAAGCTTTGAGTAAAGCTTTTCCGCTTGAACGGCGTTCATACCCTCAGATACGGACTGATGTGATGGAAAGTCCTCAAAACCCTTCTTATCCCTGAGCCTCTGTACCTTCCCCCCTTCTTCGTCCACCGCTGTGAAAAGCGGGTGCATATCCGGAGCGGATGACTTGAGATTATCGTTAAGCCGTCTGGTCTGTTCCGGGTTGTCGATGTTGTATGCGTAGAATACCACGCCCCCCACCAGTCCCTCTCTGATCTGGGCTTTCAACAGGGATACACTTTCATTATCCGCATGAGTCCCGCGGAAGCCCACCATGATCATCTGCCCCGCCATCTGTTTAAGATCGGGTTCTTCGGCCTTAGTCGGGATTACGGAAACAACCATTACGGCAAGGATTAAGAGAATCTTTTTCATGGAGCCAGAATACACCGCAGGATGTTTGTTTTCAAGCCTGTGTGTATGGGGATATAATTGTTTTTCAGCAGAGGGGGCGGATATTGTTCAGGGAGATCGAGGGCGAGCTAAAGGATTACATCGGCAGATGCATAATAGCCATAACCACAAACGGAACCGTTAAAAAGGACGGCAGTGCAAATATGGGGCGGGGAAACGCCAGAGAATTTGCCGCCCTCTTCCCCGACATTCCGAAGATATTGGGTCGAAAGATCAGCGAATCGGGCAACCGTGTACACATATTATCCGATAATATAGTGAGCTTCCCTGTGGAGCACTGCTTCTATGACAATCCTGATCCGAAACTTATTGAAGCATCAGCAAAACAGCTCCGTGAGCTTGCGGACGAAAAGGGGTGGAGCGAAATAGTAGTCCCCAGACCCGGCTGCGGAGGGGGCGGCCTGCGCTGGGAGGATGTAAGGCCTATACTGGTCGGGTTCTTCGATGAAAGGTTCCTTATTATCTCAAAAGTATAGAACTTTCATGTAAACAGCGGAAAGTAAAATAGTTTTACCCGTTGCAGGCTCTATTGGCGCAATGTATCATTAACTGAACGGCATTTTCATTATATAGAGGAGTGATAACGGCGTGGCTGGCAGATTACACAGTGATTTCAAAGGTAAAAAAGATAAAAAGGGCTTCACCCTGGTGGAGATGGCCATAGTCCTTGTCATCGTAGGGCTTCTGCTCGGGCTGGGCTCCGCTGCGGTGGTGGCGCTCACAAAAACCGCCAAGGTGCGAAAGACCAAAGAGATTCTGGACAGTACACAGGACGGTCTCTCCTCATACATCGAAGAGAACAGCGAACTACCTTCAACCTCCGAGATTCAGAGTATACTCAGCGGATTCCAGGACGGCTTCGGTAAGGATGTGGGATACCACCCTGCCCCAAACCTTCTTAATGCCGACGATGTCTGCAACGCCAACTCCACAGGGCTCAGCGTGAGCATCGGCGGAAACACCGTGAACGATGTGGCATATATAATCATAAGTGCCGGTGAAAACAAAAACCCCCAGACCGGTATCTCCGGCGGAACGTATACAATACAGCCCGAAGGAACCATGGTTGACGACAACACCGACGGAATCAACAGGGTGGAATCCTATGACGACATCATCCGCTTTGCAACACTGGGCGAGCTTAAGCTGAATGCGGACTGTGGTGAGAAAAGGCTCAGGATACTTAATGAGGAGCTCCCCTTCGGCGTCACAGGGGAGGAATACAACGTTGAGTTCCTTGCAGACGGTGGTGTAACAGGTGGAGTGGGGGGAACTAGCTACGAGTGGTGTGTTGACGCCTACGGTGATGACAACATAAGCGGGATGACCTTCGGCGGGGGTGTCATAGACGACACAAACAACTGCGACAGGGATCTTGCCGTATACTACGAAGCCCCAAGCCTCGAATTAGATAATGCGGATAATACCCCAGCCTCGCCAGGTGCTTTCAGGTTCACCGTTCATGTGCGGGATTTCCTCGACACATCCGGAACCGATGACAACTACGCAAGCAGGGACTACGTCCTCACCGTCCATCCGACCCTCAACACAGGGCAGGATGTATACAGCAAGGAGCGTGCAAAGATAGATCAGGTGAAGGAGATCGTTCAGACATACATAAACGCCGAGGGGAGCCTCCCCGGTGATAACGACGGCGACTACGGCAATAGTGACGGCGTTATCTCAACCGATGAGGCAAACACGGCTTATAACGAGCTCATTAATCAGGGGTATGCGGAGTATGACGATTTCGTATCCCCCATAATGCCGGACCGGTATTACGTCTTCACCCAGTGCACACCCGAGCCCTACGGTTTCGTTGCCACCAGCGATACATACGAGGGACAGCCGCACACCAACACATGCGTATATATATCCGATACCCACATGGCGGATATACCCCCCGGAACGGAGCCAAACGTTAAAGCTATATCATACAGAGACTTCTGCGAGTATGAGAAGGGGCTGGACGACAGCGATATAAACATCGGAGAGGTACGCAGGGTATACAACCCCAATAACGACAACGGTTGCCAGACGGACTTCCACGACTGCGACGTGGACAACAACGTGGAGCCCACAGGGCTAAACAACTGCACCGGCGGGGATTACGATTTCAATCCTGTCATTTCCGCATACGCAGATGCCGATGAATGCCGCAAAGAGGAATCGGACAGGCCGACCCAGAAGTGGTGCAACACAGTAATAATACAGATTTACTAAGATGATAAACGACCGCAGAGGCTTCCTCTCCATATACTTCTTTCTGTTCTTCACCTTCATCGCCGCCGCCGCAACGGTGGGGATAGGATACTATGCAAATCTGAACCGTGTGGAAAAGGCCAAGGATATCAGAAGGTTCCTGAGCACAGCCGGAGACAGGGTTTCTGCATTCTATGCCGCAAACGGACGCCTCCCCGACGGAACCGAGTTCCGTACGGAGATAACAGGGGGACAGACAGACCCCTACGGAACGGAGGCTTACTACATTTACGATCAGAATATCACCACCAAAGAGGATGTTTGCACCACGAATAATACCTCCCTAACCTTACGCAAATGCGGGGATGCCCCCTGTACCGACATCAGGAGCGAAACGGATGACATCCTTTTCATCATTGGCTCCAGAGGCTACAACAAGAATAAACAGATCGGCGGTGTTAACGGAGTTGACCACGGGATAGACACCTACTCACGCATCGATGTGGACAACGACACCACAATCAACCGTGTGGAGGAGTTCGACGATATTATCATATACAAAACCCTCGCCGAGATTCAGGGGAGAACGGAATGCGACGGAAGCTCCGGGCTCACCTTCATGAACACCATCCTCCCCTTCCCCGAACCGGAAAAGGACTACAGCGCAAGGATCTACGCCAAAGGGGCGAACTACATCGAATGGTGCGTGGAGGATGCGAGCGGGCTGAACCCCTCCTTCATAGAGGATGACGGCAATATCATGAACGAATCTGTCAACTGCATAAATGATTACTCCTACGGGACAAACTGGTACGAATCGGACTATGTGGAGGTTTCCGTAACCTATGTTACGGATAATACGGACTACACCAGCGACAACAACGACTTCACGGTCTTTATAACCCATGACGGCACAAGCTTTAATAAACAGATATTCACGGTGGGATATGAGCAGTAGACGGGGATTCACCATCGTTGAGATGGCAGTGGTTCTTATAATCATAGGCGTGGTCATATCACTTGGCATATACTCCCTAAGCTCACTCCAGCGGGGAACGAAATCCCTTGAAAATGAACAGGAGATTGACCGCATCTTCTACGGCATCATGGAGGAGAGCATCATGGACAGGGAGCTCCCCTCCACGGTTGCAGAAACGGATAAGTTCGGCAGGGATATCCTCTATATACCCGCTCCAGCCATCGCTGGCAGCGAATCTGTCTGTAATATACACAGTACTGGACTGAACATCATAAGCGGTGGCAGAACGGTGAACAACGTTGCCTATCTCCTCATCAGCGGCGGAGAGAACAGAAACATCCAGACGGGAACAATATCCCCCATAACGGTATACAACCATATGAGCGTCAGCGTTGACGACTACCCGGCGGATGTGGACAGTGCAGAGACCTACGACGATAACGTCCGCTGGGCAACCCTCCCCGAACTGCGCAAAAGGGCGGGATGTTCCGCAGAAAGGCTGAGGATTGTCACAGACAGCATCCCTAAAGGTGCTGTGGATAAGGCATACTCAGCCACATTCAAGGCCGCCGGAGGAAGACCATACTCAAACGGGGAATACAACTGGTGCGCCATTGTAAACAACCCTCTGGTGAAAGGGGATCTGGGGCTGAATGACTGCACAGACAACAGCGATTTCACAAAAACGAGGAACTATACTGTCTCCGGTACATTGAACCTCTCTAAGCCCGGCTCATACTCCATAAGGGTCTACGTTCAGGATAACGGTACTGACAACACCGATGCGCTCTTTCCGCTCGTTATAAATCCGGAGTACATAGCCTCTGTATCAAGCCCCCAGCAAGAAGAGGACGAAGGGGGTGACGGCGGCGGGGATTCGGATATCGCCTTCACCGACTTCAACCAGCTAAGCCGATTCGAAGAACCGGGATACACAAGACTTGATGTTCATAAAGAAGAAGGAGCCTCACCGGAGGAAAACACGCTCAGGATACTGTCCGACGGCAATAATAACGCCTTCTCCTGCACATGGTATCCTGACAGCTTCCAGCTCTATTCACTGGACGGAAGCATAAACAACACCATGATCTCCTACTTTGAGGCGGCCTTTACCGATGACCCTGATTTAGGAGGTGGCTTCACCTATGCTGTCATTGCGGGGGACTACCCCGAAACAACACCCTGTGGTAACAAACAGGGGGGAGATCTCGGCTATGACAACAACCATGACGGTCCGGAGAGCTTCGCCATAGAGTTTGATCTTGAATCGGAATCCTCCAACAACGATCCCCTCAATGCGGAGAACCACGCAGCCGTTGTGCACTCCGAAAGAAGGCTGAAGATGCACCCCTCCCAAAACTACATACGAAACATCGACTACTATTGGACAAACCTGCACACCTTTCTCAGAGAACCCCTTGGCGGAACGTTTCTGAGCTATATACCCAATGATGACTGCTCCCTAGTAAACGTAGAACCGGACGCCTGCTTCTACGAAGATGGGGAGGACAGCTGGCTGGTGGACAACTCCCCCTTCAGGGTGCGTGTGGAGGTATATCCGGATATTCAGCCCGGGCTAGCCTGCACAAAATGCCTGAGCCCGAATATCGACTACCCGATGGGTCCTCCGGAAAACCCGAATGATGATGTATACGAAGAGCCGGTCTGCACTGAGGTTTTCGTCTGGATAGACAAGGCGATGGACAGCGTATTTGACGGCTTCGACAACATGACAGCGGAGAAGGCGCAGGAGGCGGGCATCGAGGAGCCGACAATGTATGACTGCTTCCCGATGTGGGAGAACATGCAGAACATACGCATAGGCTTCACAGCGGGTGCCGATAAAAACGATCTGGAAATAAAAATATCCAATTATAAGATGAAGATGGTGGACTAAGGTTCATATTACCTTTGCTACCCCCTCCCCCGGTGCTAAAATCAGATATAACACCTTTTTAAACAGGGGGAAACCATGAAAAGAATCACTATTTCTGTCCTGATGCTCCTCTCGCTCTTTATCTGGGCGTGTGGGGGGGCCAACTCCTTTGAGAGCTTTGCGGATGATGATTCCGGCGAAGCGAGGGACTACGAGATCCAACAGGCCCTTGATGACGGCGATTACGACAAGGTAATCGATATGCTGGAGGATGAGACCGACCTCAGCGACCAGGAGCAGATCTATCTTGCCTCCGCCTACCTCGGCCAGGTGGGCATCGACTTCATCAACATCCTCGATGTTGTGGACAGCGACAACATAAACACCTTCAACGTTATGGCATCCATGTTCGGCTACGACAACGTGACAGCGGGCGTGAACCGTGTGGGAGAAAAGACCGTAGAGCAGTATTACGACGCCCTCACAAAATCACTCACAGCCCTTGAAGAGGCTAATGAGGATGCGGATGTTAAAACCTTGCGCGGCATAGCCGGTGCCATGGATCTAATCATGATAGTGGCAGAAGCGGCCATCGATATCACAGGGGTAAACGTACTCCCCCTGACAGCGGAAGGTGTGGAAAATGCACTCGATAACGCCGGTGTTGAGGATGTGAGCGCCCAGCAGATAATCGACAGCGTAGAGAATGCCGATGTCCGCATAGACAGGGATATGAAGGCCGTTGCCGGAACCATCGAGGTCTTCCTCGATCTGAACAACGATGTTCAGGGCGCCAGCGACCTTCAGGAGAAGTTCGAGGATTTCATGGACGAACTCGATTACGACGGGGACGATGTTTATGACGCTGATGACATCGCCCACTATATAAACAACGAAGTTTACTAAGGGGGGATTCGATGAAAAAGCTAATAACAGCCCTTGCGGCGCTCTGTTTCTGCCTCCCCGCCTTCGCCTCATCCCTTGAGTACCCCTCCATCATGCGCTCCGGGAAGGCTCTGGGTATGGGAGATGCGTATTATACCATGGGTGAGGATCAGTATACCCTATTCTACAACCCCGCAGGTCTCGCCAGGATAGAGAATAAGCGGTGGAGCCTGCTCAGCCTTCAGCTTGAGTGGAACAATAACTCCGAGGATACCTACAGCGATATCGAGGATACGGACTTCAACAACGAGGATGAGGTTGCCGACTTCCTGCGTGATATAATTGGCGACTATCAGCACGTGGGAGCCTCCATATTCCCCGCCTACTATAAGAAGAACTTCTCAGTGGGCGTCTTTGCAGGTGTTCAGGCCACAACACTTGCCAGCAACCGTGTTTATCCCGCAACGGATCTGGACGCAGTTGTGGATATGGGTGTAACAGCCGGTGTATCACGCTCGTTTATGAAGGACAGGCTCGATGCGGGTCTCAGCGTTATGCTCCTTAACCGAAAGAGTATAAACAAGACCTACACGGCAGCAGACATAGCACGTGCCGATTTCGATGAGATTATCGAGGATGACATAAAGAGCGGTACGGGGATCCTCGCAAACGCCGGCGTTATCTTCAACATAACCCCCAAGGATAAGAGCGATATGCGTGTCGGCGCCGCTGTGAACAATATCGGCACCACTGATATGGGCGATGCTGAGGATGTGGACACCACAGCCACCGTATCCTTCGCCGTATCACCCTCCTTCGGCGAACTCAAAACAGATTTCGTTGCGGATCTGCGTGATATAAGCAAGTCATACGATGAGGATGATGATTACGCCAAAAGGCTTAACCTCGGCGCAAGGGCACAGTGGAAGATGCTCAGCGCAAGGGCGGGCCTCCATCAGGGATATGCCAGCTTCGGTATAGGAGCGGATCTGAAATACATAGGCATAGACTACTCCTTCTATCAGGAGGAGATGGGAGCCTACGCAGGACAGCAGGAGGACGAGCGCCACATCGTTACCATATCAGCAGGGTTCTAGGGCTCAATTCCCCCCTGCAACAAACAGCCAGAAAGCATTCTGGAAGTTTATAAGAAACAGTTCAATAAAAAAGCCCCCTCGTTTTGAGGGGGCTTTATGTATTAAATATCTATTATATTAAAAGCATTTTTTGCGCACGAAGGTTAGTGCGTCGTCGGTTAGGCTGTCGATAACAAAGTCCCTGGAACCGGATTTCATATCCTTCATGATATAGGTTTCCCTAAGAAATTTTCCGTCACCGGAGAAAACACGGATACTGTACTCGATATTACCCGTACCGGAAAGACCAAGCTTCTGCTCTGCGCCATCACTCTTGGGACCTGCGTAGCTCACAATAACACTGCGGATAATAAGGTCTGCATCCTCACTCTCATAACCGAAGCTGAAATCATACTCGCCGAACTGGTTCTCCAGCTTTGTTCTGAAGGTTTCGTGGAGGTCGCTGCCGAACTCCTCAACTCCCCCCGCCTCAACGCTGTAGTCCGGTGGCATAACCAGAACATTCTTCGCTATCCTGCATTCTTTGGGGGTGGTACAGGCGGCGGCGATCATCATCACTGCCCCGATTAAAGCAAGCCTAAGTGCCATTATAGTACGCTCCTGTGAAATTGATCTGCTTATATGGCATAAACAGCGGGATAAATCAACTTACCCTGCTTAAATAGACAGGTTTATTATATAAATGTTCAGTATTATCAGCAGTTCCGGCAGGGGTCCAGTATGATCTCAAAGCAAGCTCCCCCTTCTATGTTGAAGGCGTTAAGCTCTCCGTTCATCTTACCCTCGACGATCATCTTCGCCATGTAAAGCCCGATGCCGGTTCCTTCCTCACCCTTGGTGGTGAAGTACGCCTCGAAAAGGTTACCCAGGACTTCGTCCGGTATGCCGCCGCCGTCATCCTCTATGCGTACGGAGATACGTCCATCCCTGTCGGAAAACAGTATACGGACAATACCCATCTCACCCGCCTTTCTGCCCTCACGCTTCCACTTCTCCTGGACGGCATCCTTTGCATTGACGATAAGATTGAGCACAACCTGCTTGAACTCATTGGGGAGCCCGCAAACCATCCTTTCCATGAGCGTTTGATCCTCAAGCTCCACAGAATGCTTTACGTTGAACTTGGTCAGCTGAGGCTCAATAAGACCCAGAACATCCTGCACACTCTTATAAAGGCAGAAGGGAACTGTCTGTACAGAGGGCTTGAAGAACTCACGGAAGTTGTCCACTGTCTGGGACATGAAATCCACCTGGTTCTGGATGTTCTCCATGGAGTCCTTCAGATCCTCAGTTGTAAGGCTCCCCTCGGTGAACTCTGTCTCTATCATCTGGCTCAGAAGCCCCACGGCATTAAGGGGCTGCTTCCATTGATGAGCAATAACACCTATCATCTCACCCATGGCCGCCATCTTAGACTGCTGTATAAGCATCTGCTGCTGTTGTTCCTTCTCCTTTTCAAGGGATTTCAGCTGGGAGATATCGGAAATGGTCGTAACCTTATAAGCGCTTCCATCGGGCTGTTCTATCCTTCCAGCGCTGACGATAAGGGGAACAAGACTGCCGTCCTTTCGCCTGTTCTGCCACTCATAGGGGAGTTCAACATGCTTCCCCTCAAGGAATGATGTGTAAAGATCAAGCATATAACCCTTATGTTCCTCAGGAACCATCATAGTGAAATGATTTCCGAGAAGCTCACCAGCTTCGTATCCGTTTATCTCGCAATATGCATTGTTTACCCGGATAAAATTCCCATTCTCATCGGTGAGGCATATCCCAACTTTGGAAACATCGAAGAGGGACTGCAGAAGGTTCTCGTTCTTCTTAATCTCCTGCTCGGCGGTTATACGGTCGGTTATGTCGTGGAAAACGCCGTACATCCTTACAGGGATAT from the Limisalsivibrio acetivorans genome contains:
- a CDS encoding SRPBCC family protein, coding for MRINTIERTQLIGTDIESAWDFFSDPSKLAEITPDWLNFRVVSPLAPRMYEGMIVEYRIKPFAGVSVQWVTEITHVDEPGFFVDEQRFGPYKFWHHKHFFEETENGVLMSDSVHYSLGFGPAGSLIHHFYVRKKLEEIFDYRYEKLERIFG
- a CDS encoding radical SAM protein, yielding MDIHDIVNKARTREGFTREEIITMLSFPENSLETYIMMAEAKRFSMELCENQAEAQGQFALNLAPCPENCMFCSFAIPNGIFTESTMLTPEEAVFSAKKLEADNSTCIYMMATANIDMGEFLETAAEVRRNLKPETIMIGNIGDQDYDTANKIKETGFTGLYHALRMGEGTDTDIDPEQRKRSIKTFQEAGLVVGTCVEPIGPEHSNEEIADKILFAASVDPAFSGAARRISIPGTDLAKKGMISEMRMAQCVAVTRLATPSSVMGTCTHEPCTLGAAAGANLFWAEVGANPRDIKEKTEEGRGHDVEWCRTTFEEAGWSLRNGLSQFFNK
- a CDS encoding putative manganese-dependent inorganic diphosphatase; its protein translation is MSEILVIGHKNPDTDSIASAYCYAELKKELDKSNRYLPARCGNINKQTRYIFDRFGVTPPPFIKDVYPKVSDVMTHKVVAIDVNEPVYGVIRNIDELKIRITPVVSGGNRLEGVVSIYELSEFLATRDVQTKPVLHFRAENFAKVIKGHFHYRGKDEEFSATVMIGAMPYDRFRERMEAQETSDIVLVVGKRRDIIEYAVRRQLPAIILTGIKDEQDLDIDFSGYEGWVYISELDTAETMRRLQLSLPTKAVMAKNVPTCVEEDYLETVRETLLSIDHKGMPVVKEDRLSGIITRSDLIKKAQRQLILMDHNEMGQAVDGADSAKILEIVDHHRLGTIKTMTPIHFFAKPVGSTCTLVFQQYRINGVEVDKSIAGLLLSGILSDTVILKSPTTTDEDIRAVEELSEIAGLDYSEFGVDMFSATDSLKTRKPESVITTDFKMYEEFGVTVGISQVEVVTLEEVEEVKDSLFEALETVMNEKQADWGMLLITDIIREESILLTTGFEAAEKILAYNKEGSQQFRLPGVLSRKKQLLPEVLRVLEELNG
- a CDS encoding glycoside hydrolase family 3 protein, producing the protein MKKILLILAVMVVSVIPTKAEEPDLKQMAGQMIMVGFRGTHADNESVSLLKAQIREGLVGGVVFYAYNIDNPEQTRRLNDNLKSSAPDMHPLFTAVDEEGGKVQRLRDKKGFEDFPSHQSVSEGMNAVQAEKLYSKLARMVKDAGFNVNFAPVVDLNVNPDSPAIGRIGRSFGRDSDTVTEYAESFIKAHREMGVITSIKHFPGHGSAMTDSHKGFTDVTDTWSKDELQPYKALLDAGMVDSIMSAHVFNKKIDTEYPATMSNKQIGMLRKGIGYDGVLFTDDLQMGAVSDNYGLETAVVRSVSAGADVLIYSNYFEYVPDFPEKAVGYILKGVESGELSRGRIEEAYRRIMQLKRPL
- a CDS encoding prepilin-type N-terminal cleavage/methylation domain-containing protein, translated to MAGRLHSDFKGKKDKKGFTLVEMAIVLVIVGLLLGLGSAAVVALTKTAKVRKTKEILDSTQDGLSSYIEENSELPSTSEIQSILSGFQDGFGKDVGYHPAPNLLNADDVCNANSTGLSVSIGGNTVNDVAYIIISAGENKNPQTGISGGTYTIQPEGTMVDDNTDGINRVESYDDIIRFATLGELKLNADCGEKRLRILNEELPFGVTGEEYNVEFLADGGVTGGVGGTSYEWCVDAYGDDNISGMTFGGGVIDDTNNCDRDLAVYYEAPSLELDNADNTPASPGAFRFTVHVRDFLDTSGTDDNYASRDYVLTVHPTLNTGQDVYSKERAKIDQVKEIVQTYINAEGSLPGDNDGDYGNSDGVISTDEANTAYNELINQGYAEYDDFVSPIMPDRYYVFTQCTPEPYGFVATSDTYEGQPHTNTCVYISDTHMADIPPGTEPNVKAISYRDFCEYEKGLDDSDINIGEVRRVYNPNNDNGCQTDFHDCDVDNNVEPTGLNNCTGGDYDFNPVISAYADADECRKEESDRPTQKWCNTVIIQIY